In one window of Corynebacterium incognita DNA:
- the malQ gene encoding 4-alpha-glucanotransferase, with protein MSIRSLLEELSARNGVSTSYRTQAGELLTVSDDTLIYTLRALGVDIDVEPNEDELTFALYKDYVDRASRPLPPAVVSVEGREAGFVVHVPAGSPAEVRIVLESGEEREVYQDDNHSPDVEVDGQMWGEASFHIPGDLPLGYHRLVLEEPAAECALIITPARLSTSDEWLASPQAGVMAQLYSVRSRHSWGMGDFADLGLLAETLHREAGASFLLINPLHAAEPVPPVEESPYLPTSRRFINPLYLNVESVPELERLDAAARADVAELSEELRVLNTSAEAIDRNPIYALKLQVLHAMFTARDTAGDREFAFRNYCRSQGKALVDFARWCAREELKTYAGKRHALEPTEEELSEFYMWLQFLCHEQLAAAQQRARQAGMPIGIITDLAVGVHPGGADAEIMADYLAPQCSVGAPPDEYNQQGQDWSQPPLHPILLAEAAYEPWREMLGTILDGSGGLRIDHVLGLFRLYWIPRMSAPDKGTYVAYDFEAMLGIALLEAQRHGAVLIGEDLGTLEPWVQDVLASRGVLGTSILWFEQGDDGNPMPQNGYRPLALSSVGTHDLPPTAAYLRGDHITLRERLGVLAQDPESENAEDLQWQAGVLRRVAEAGYLPEADYAAMAREERGSLTDLMSALHAFIAGTPSALTCTSLVDLVGDVRAQNQPGTTHDMYPNWCMPLCDGDGRPVLIEELADQPLFRPVADASRR; from the coding sequence GTGAGCATCAGAAGCCTTTTGGAAGAACTGTCCGCCCGCAACGGGGTCTCCACCTCCTACCGCACCCAGGCCGGGGAACTACTGACGGTGTCCGACGACACCCTGATTTACACCCTCCGCGCCCTCGGCGTGGACATCGACGTGGAGCCGAACGAAGACGAGCTGACGTTCGCCCTCTACAAGGACTACGTGGACCGCGCCTCCCGGCCGCTCCCGCCCGCGGTGGTGTCCGTGGAGGGCCGCGAGGCAGGTTTCGTGGTCCACGTCCCAGCTGGCTCCCCCGCCGAAGTGCGCATCGTCTTGGAGTCCGGCGAGGAGCGCGAAGTCTACCAGGACGACAACCACTCCCCGGACGTCGAGGTGGACGGCCAGATGTGGGGCGAGGCTTCTTTCCACATCCCGGGCGACCTCCCGCTGGGCTACCACCGCCTAGTGTTGGAGGAACCCGCGGCGGAGTGCGCGCTGATCATTACCCCGGCGCGCCTGTCCACGTCGGACGAGTGGCTGGCCAGCCCGCAGGCGGGCGTGATGGCACAGCTGTATTCCGTGCGTTCTCGTCATTCCTGGGGCATGGGCGACTTCGCCGATCTGGGCTTGTTAGCGGAAACCCTGCACCGCGAGGCCGGTGCCAGCTTCCTGCTCATCAACCCGTTGCATGCCGCGGAGCCGGTACCGCCGGTGGAGGAATCGCCATACTTGCCGACGTCGCGCCGCTTCATCAATCCGCTGTACCTCAACGTGGAGTCCGTGCCGGAGCTGGAGCGTCTCGACGCCGCGGCGCGCGCCGACGTCGCAGAGCTTTCCGAGGAGCTGCGGGTGCTCAACACGTCCGCGGAGGCGATTGACCGCAACCCCATCTACGCCCTGAAGCTGCAGGTTTTGCACGCGATGTTCACGGCCCGCGATACCGCGGGCGACCGCGAGTTCGCGTTCCGCAATTACTGCCGCAGCCAAGGCAAGGCACTCGTGGACTTCGCGCGCTGGTGCGCCCGCGAGGAACTCAAGACTTACGCCGGCAAGCGCCACGCGCTGGAGCCGACTGAGGAGGAGCTGTCCGAGTTTTATATGTGGCTGCAATTCCTGTGCCACGAGCAGCTGGCCGCCGCGCAGCAGCGCGCCCGCCAGGCGGGCATGCCGATTGGCATCATCACGGATCTGGCCGTGGGTGTGCACCCGGGCGGTGCGGACGCGGAGATCATGGCGGACTACCTGGCGCCGCAGTGCTCCGTGGGCGCCCCGCCGGACGAGTACAACCAGCAGGGCCAAGACTGGTCGCAGCCGCCGCTGCACCCGATCCTCCTGGCGGAAGCAGCGTACGAGCCGTGGCGCGAGATGCTGGGCACCATCCTGGACGGTTCGGGCGGCCTGCGCATCGACCACGTTTTAGGTCTGTTCCGCCTGTACTGGATCCCCCGCATGTCCGCCCCGGACAAGGGCACGTACGTGGCCTATGACTTTGAGGCCATGCTAGGCATCGCACTGCTGGAGGCCCAGCGCCACGGCGCGGTCCTCATCGGCGAGGACCTGGGCACGCTGGAGCCGTGGGTGCAGGACGTGCTGGCCTCCCGCGGCGTGCTGGGCACGTCGATCTTGTGGTTCGAGCAGGGCGACGACGGCAACCCGATGCCGCAGAACGGCTACCGCCCGCTGGCGCTGTCCTCGGTGGGCACCCATGACCTACCACCGACGGCCGCGTACCTGCGCGGCGATCACATCACCTTGCGCGAGCGCCTGGGCGTACTGGCCCAGGACCCGGAATCCGAGAACGCCGAGGATCTGCAGTGGCAGGCGGGCGTGCTGCGCCGCGTCGCGGAAGCCGGTTATCTCCCGGAAGCGGACTACGCTGCGATGGCGCGCGAGGAGCGCGGCAGCCTCACCGATCTCATGAGCGCGCTACACGCGTTTATTGCGGGTACACCGTCCGCGCTGACGTGCACGTCCCTAGTGGATCTGGTGGGTGACGTCCGCGCCCAGAACCAG
- a CDS encoding CNNM domain-containing protein: MDEWLSKLLLTLLILVLSAFFVVIEFSVMGARRHRLEEEAETSRAARAGVRSLNELTIMLAAAQLGITAATFALGAITKPWVHHLLTPLLVKLSLPIAVADVLAFVLALFIVTFIHLVVGEMAPKSWAISHPEQALKAIALPARGCAWLFRPLLTWINNMANKMVRWTGEEPVDRAGAAGYDVETLRTLIEHSRATGAMDDADADQLTGVIELESSSVADLAREHGSEIVPLPADATVGDLQDLVVRKNIMRALVFAKNSRMPRIVHVRDTLLADRDAPVQEFSRPALSVAGSTTVQHTLDHMRARNEQLVVVGKADKDNAVWILTWDDIMNQLWPQIEDQLEAAS; this comes from the coding sequence ATGGACGAATGGCTTTCTAAACTTTTGCTCACGCTGCTCATCCTGGTGCTCTCCGCGTTCTTCGTAGTCATCGAGTTTAGCGTGATGGGCGCTCGGCGCCACCGCCTGGAGGAAGAAGCAGAAACCTCCCGCGCGGCACGCGCCGGGGTGCGCAGCCTCAACGAGCTGACCATCATGCTCGCGGCCGCGCAGCTGGGCATCACCGCGGCCACCTTCGCGCTCGGCGCGATCACCAAGCCGTGGGTGCACCACCTGCTCACTCCCCTGCTGGTCAAGCTCTCCCTGCCGATCGCGGTGGCGGACGTGCTGGCGTTCGTCCTCGCGCTGTTCATCGTGACGTTCATCCACTTGGTCGTGGGTGAGATGGCCCCGAAGTCGTGGGCGATCTCCCACCCGGAGCAGGCGCTCAAGGCCATCGCGCTACCGGCCCGCGGCTGCGCGTGGCTGTTCCGCCCGCTGCTGACGTGGATCAACAACATGGCTAACAAGATGGTGCGCTGGACCGGCGAAGAGCCAGTGGACCGTGCCGGCGCGGCGGGATACGACGTGGAAACGCTGCGCACGCTCATTGAGCATTCCCGCGCCACCGGCGCGATGGACGACGCCGACGCGGACCAACTCACCGGCGTCATCGAGCTCGAGTCCTCCTCCGTGGCGGACCTGGCGCGCGAGCACGGCTCGGAGATCGTGCCGCTGCCCGCGGATGCCACCGTCGGCGACCTCCAGGACCTCGTGGTGCGCAAGAACATCATGCGCGCGCTGGTCTTTGCCAAGAACTCGCGCATGCCGCGTATCGTGCACGTGCGCGACACACTGTTGGCGGATCGCGACGCCCCGGTCCAGGAGTTCTCCCGCCCCGCGCTCTCCGTGGCCGGCTCCACGACGGTGCAGCACACCCTGGACCACATGCGCGCCCGCAACGAGCAGCTCGTGGTCGTGGGCAAGGCCGACAAGGACAACGCGGTGTGGATCCTCACCTGGGACGACATCATGAACCAGCTCTGGCCGCAGATCGAGGACCAGCTGGAGGCCGCAAGTTAG
- a CDS encoding AMP-dependent synthetase/ligase, giving the protein MVVQEVHTPAEYEIAEGESCLTALMDQAKARPHGVLFTRPANYEWVNVTAKDFVDEVFEVAGGLIACGVEHGDRVALMSTTRYEWTLLDFAIWAAGAVSVPIYPSSSLSQVQWIIEDSGAVLALSETREQSELLGHLVLGDDGLPGFRDSTSQLRRVLEFNSSAVDTLKFEGRGVAKDEVRERITATRTDDLASLVYTSGTTGRPKGCRLTHRNWLAQTRGLLTNPIGGIAVPGSRVLTFLPLAHVLSRAVSLAVAMSGATQSHWSDFSTLQMEFARSRPNLILGVPRVFEKVRNGAATQAQSGSGIRGAVFAQAEKTAIDYSKALDTPEGPTRIQKARHKMFDRLVYSKIRAGIGGDVRYAITGGSAMSHDLLHFFRGMGVTVYEGYGLTEVTACATVDFANQRIGTVGPPLGGVSIRINDEGEVCIKGDIVFDGYWNNDEATAEALHDGWYNTGDLGEILETGHVVITGRKKDLIVTAGGKNVSPGPMEDMLRAHPLISQAMVVGDGKPFVGALLALDDEALRRWKLDHNIPEGRTISEIATNPTLRAELQDAINEVNTTVSHAEAIKKFYILDRDLTEEENELTPTMKVKRNVVYERYGDAIAHIYKRK; this is encoded by the coding sequence ATAGTCGTGCAGGAAGTCCACACACCAGCTGAGTACGAGATTGCCGAGGGCGAATCCTGCCTCACCGCGCTCATGGACCAGGCCAAGGCCCGGCCACACGGCGTGCTGTTTACCCGCCCCGCCAACTACGAGTGGGTGAATGTGACCGCCAAGGATTTTGTGGACGAGGTCTTTGAGGTCGCCGGTGGCCTCATCGCCTGCGGCGTGGAGCACGGCGATCGCGTGGCACTGATGTCCACCACCCGCTACGAGTGGACGTTGCTGGACTTCGCCATCTGGGCTGCCGGCGCGGTGAGCGTACCCATCTACCCGTCGTCCTCGCTGAGCCAGGTGCAGTGGATCATCGAGGACTCCGGCGCGGTGCTCGCGCTGTCAGAGACCCGCGAACAGTCCGAGCTGCTCGGCCACCTGGTGCTGGGTGACGACGGCCTGCCCGGCTTCCGCGACTCCACCTCCCAGCTGCGCCGCGTGCTGGAGTTCAACTCCTCCGCCGTGGACACCCTCAAGTTTGAAGGCCGCGGGGTGGCCAAGGACGAGGTCCGCGAGCGCATTACGGCGACGCGTACCGACGACCTGGCGTCCCTGGTCTACACCTCCGGCACCACCGGCCGGCCGAAGGGCTGCCGCCTGACCCACCGCAACTGGTTGGCCCAGACCCGCGGCCTGCTCACCAACCCGATCGGCGGCATCGCCGTGCCCGGCTCCCGGGTACTGACCTTCCTGCCGCTGGCGCACGTGCTCTCCCGCGCGGTGTCCCTGGCGGTGGCGATGTCCGGCGCGACGCAGAGCCACTGGTCTGACTTCTCCACCCTGCAGATGGAGTTCGCGCGCTCGCGCCCCAACCTTATCCTGGGCGTGCCGCGTGTCTTTGAGAAGGTGCGCAACGGCGCGGCCACGCAGGCGCAGTCCGGCTCCGGGATTCGCGGCGCGGTCTTCGCCCAGGCGGAGAAGACCGCCATCGATTATTCCAAGGCCCTGGATACCCCGGAAGGCCCCACCCGCATCCAGAAGGCGCGGCACAAGATGTTTGACCGCCTGGTGTACTCCAAGATCCGCGCCGGCATCGGCGGCGACGTGCGCTACGCCATCACCGGCGGTTCCGCGATGAGCCATGACCTGCTGCACTTCTTCCGCGGCATGGGCGTGACCGTGTATGAGGGCTACGGCCTGACCGAGGTGACCGCGTGTGCCACGGTGGACTTTGCCAACCAGCGCATCGGCACCGTGGGCCCGCCGCTGGGTGGCGTGTCCATCCGCATCAACGACGAGGGCGAGGTGTGCATCAAGGGCGACATCGTCTTTGACGGCTACTGGAACAACGACGAGGCCACCGCGGAGGCACTGCACGACGGCTGGTACAACACCGGCGACCTGGGCGAGATCCTGGAGACCGGCCACGTGGTGATTACCGGCCGGAAGAAGGATCTCATCGTCACCGCGGGCGGCAAGAACGTCTCCCCGGGACCGATGGAGGACATGCTGCGCGCGCACCCGCTGATTTCCCAGGCGATGGTGGTGGGCGACGGCAAACCATTCGTGGGCGCGCTGCTGGCGCTTGACGACGAAGCGCTGCGTCGCTGGAAGCTGGACCACAACATCCCGGAGGGGCGCACGATCTCCGAGATTGCCACCAACCCGACGCTGCGCGCGGAGCTCCAGGACGCCATCAACGAAGTCAACACCACTGTCTCGCACGCGGAGGCGATCAAGAAGTTCTACATCTTGGACCGCGACCTCACCGAGGAGGAAAACGAGCTCACGCCAACCATGAAGGTCAAGCGCAACGTGGTCTACGAACGCTACGGCGACGCCATCGCTCACATCTACAAGCGCAAGTAG